The region GTATCCTGTAGCAATGAGATTTAATGAATTAATGACAGGTGCCCGCCAGGATGTAGTTTGTAAAATATTCGGTGAGAATCTGGATACCCTGAAGGTGTATTCTGAGAAGCTGGCAGCAGTGGTGAATAAGGTAAACGGGGCTCAGAATATATATGTAGAACCTGTTTCAGGACTTTCACAAATTGTGATAAACTACAACAGAAGTGCTTTAGCACAATACGGGCTAAATGTATCGGATGTAAACAATGTAGTGAATGCGGCTTTTGCCGGAAAAGTAACCGGAGCAGTATTCGAGGGTGAGAAAAAGTTCGATATGGTTGTACGTATGGACAGTGAAGAACGCAAAAAGCTTGAAGACGTACAAAACTTATTACTCACGACTTCATCCGGAACAGACATTCCGTTAAAGAGCGTGGCAGATGTGGATATTAAAGAAAGTGTAAACCAGATTCAGCGTGAAAATGCTGCCCGGAGAATTATTGTAGGTTTCAACGTCCGTAACCGTGATATTCAGTCTACCGTAAATGACCTGCAAAATAGAGTAAATAGCGAATTGAAACTTCCGGCGGGCTATTCTATCACTTATGGTGGTAATTTTGAAAACCTGCAGGAAGCAAAAGCCAGATTAGGTATCGCAGTACCTGTTTCATTATTGCTCATTTTACTGATGTTGTATTTTGCTTTCCGCTCGGTAAAGTATGGTCTGATTATTTTTACAGCGATTCCGCTTTCTGCCGTGGGTGGTGTGTTTGCTTTATGGCTGCGTGGAATGGATTTCAGTATATCGGCAGGTATTGGCTTTATTGCTCTTTTTGGAGTGGCAGTACTGAATGGAATTGTTCTGATTGCTGAATTCAACCGACAGAAGACACAGAAAGAAGACCTTCGGGATGTTGTTCTTACAGGTGGTAAAAACAGATTGCGTCCGGTACTGATGACGGCTACTGTGGCATCATTAGGCTTTCTGCCAATGGCGTTGAGCAATGGTGAAGGTGCTGAGGTGCAACGGCCTCTGGCAACTGTGGTAATCGGTGGCTTGATACTGGCAACATTCCTTACACTGTATGTGTTGCCAATACTTTACATATTCTTTGAGAAAAAATCATTCAATAAAACAAAAACAGTTTCGGAAACGGAACATAAGATATAACTGGCATGCAAAAGTTAAGTATTATTATCGTGCTATTTGTTACCTTTTGGGGAGCTAAAGCACAACAGTCAATCTCTTTGGAGGAGGCATATCAGAAAATACTGGAAAACAACCTGAATCTGAAAGGTGGTGCTTTGAAAATAGATGCACAAAAGATTTTAAAACAATCAGCTTTTAATCTGGATCCGCTGAATGTAAGTGCAGAAATCGGGCAATTTAATACCGATAAAACTGACCACAAATTTTCGGTATCTCAGAATTTTCGTTTTCCGGGATTCTATCAGAAGCAAAAGCAGGTTTTTACAGAAGAATGGAAACAGAGTTTACTGAATCTTTCTCTTCAGAAGTGGCAGCTAAGAAGGGAGCTTACGCTGATTTTCAATGAATTAAATTATCTGGATGCGAAATACGCATTGATTAAGAAAGCAGATAGTCTTTATGGAGTGTATTATGACAAAGCAGCATTGAGGCTGAGAAAAGGAGAGAGTAATGTACTGGAGAAATCTACCGCTGAGAATTATAAATCCCAATCGCATTTTCAGTTACTGGCTATAGAAAAAGATAAAGCGGTAACATTGGAAAAATTAAACTTTCTGATTAACGACGGAGATAGTTATACAAACGAGAAACAGTCGTTCTCTGTACAAAATGCTTTATTTTCGCAATTGCAAAATCCGGAAGGAAACCCTTATGTAGAAACCTTAAAACAGGAACAGGAAATACAGAAGGCAAGAACACTGGAAGCAAAAGCACGATTATCCCCAAGTATTAATCTGGGATACAATAATACTTCCATGATCGGAAATCAGGAAAACGGAAGTTATAATGATGGCAGCAAAAGGTTTCATTCGGCTGTAATAGGTGTAGGTATTCCTTTATTCAACAAAGCACAGAAGCTGGCAATAGAAGCACAAAGAGTGAATGAGGAAATAGCCGCGAATAATTACCAACTGGCACTGAATAATCTGAATATGCAGTATAAGCAGTATAAAATTCAGTATCAGAATGCACTGAAAGAGACGGATTATTTTCAAAATGACGGACTGAAAAATGCAGAGACTATTCTGAAAACAGCAAATCTGCAATTCTATAACGGAGAGATTAATTATCTGGATTATGTCTTGTTGGTTAATCAGGCACTGGATATCCGAAACAGAAGCATTGACAGTGTAAAGAAACTCAATGATGCTGTTACCGAAATGAATGCTCTTCAACAAACAAAAATTGACTAATCATGAACAAGATATTTTTAATTATACTTACAACAGCTGTTATTTCTTCATGCTCCAAAGAAGCACCGGCGGAGAAAAAAGCTGTCCATACCACGGAAAACCAAGTCGTTTTAAACGATACACAATATAAAAATGCAGGAATAGAAACAGGAGTACTGGAAGGAAAAGAAACGGCCTCCGGTATTATGGTAACCGGTTCTATAGATATTCCGCCACAGTCTGTAGCCAGTGTCAGCGCTCCATTCGGTGGCTATATTAAATATACTAAATGGATGCCGGGTGAGCATATTGGTAAAGGACAGGTATTAGCAAGCATTGAAAATCCCGAACTGGTACAGATACAGCAGGATTATCTGTTGGCAAAATCCAATCTGGAATATTCACAAAAAGACTACCTGCGCCAGCGGGATCTTAACCAGAGCCAGGCAAGCAGTGATAAAGTAATGCAGCAGGCACTTAACCAGCGCAATAACCATATGATTAATATGCGGGCGCTGGGGGAAAAACTAAGGATTGCAGGAATTAATCCGGAAGCATTAACAGCAAATAACATCAAAAGAGTTACCTCGGTAGTTTCACCTATCGATGGCTATATTTCTTCGGTGAATGTTAATATCGGACAATATGTATCACCGGCAGATAAATTATTCGAGATCGTTAATACCAGTGATATTCACTTAGTGCTAAAAGTTTTTGAAAAAGATCTGGATAAGATTTCTATGGACCAGCAGGTAATTGCGTATACCAATCAGAATCCGGAAAAGAAGTATACAGCTCGTATTGTGCTGATCAGCAAGGATTTTGCAGCAGACCGAAGTGTGCTGATTCATTGTCACTTCCAGAATTATGAACCACATTTATTGCCAGGTACGTTTATGAATGCAGAGATTGAGACCAATAGCCGTGCTTCTCTTGCAATTCCGGATAGCGGGGTAGTGGCTTTCGAAGGTAAACAATATATTTTTGAGGAAGTCAAGCCTAAAACTTACAAGATGATTCCTGTGAAAACAGGTAATTCTGAACATGGGTTTACGGAGGTTACGGGATTGACTTCTGAACAAACTTCTAAAAAGTGGGTAACAAAAGGTGCTTATAATCTTTTAATGGCACTGAAGAATGTAGAAGATGAAGAATAATACATGAAAACTTATGATAAGAATTGGCGGAAATACTTCCGCCCATTTTTATATTTTTTGAATAAGTATGAGTTATTTTACTTTTACGTAAACCTCTTTTATCTTTTGTTTTATCCCCAATTCCGGAATGTCTTCTTCTCCTGTCTGGATTAATGTATCTGTACGTTTTTCCAGTGTAAAGTGAAACTGTCTGCCTTCCCATTCTCTGTAACTGCAGTACTCCAGGTTTTCGGTATACTCCTTTCCTTTTAACTGGTAAGTTCCGGCACCGCTGGAAAATGATTTCAGGCTGTCTTTTCCTTTTGATTTGTCGTGGTTCAGGAAGGCAAAATGGCTGTCATTAAACATTTTAATCATTTCGGTTTTGGCCGGATCTATTGTAGTGCGTATGGTATCGGTTCCTTTTACTGTCTCAGAACCTACGAGTCGGTAGGTGCCGTCTAATATATCGGCTTTGGTTGTTGATTCTTTTTGTTGACAGGAAAATGCACTTAAAAGTAATCCTGCGGAGATCATGGTAAGGTAGTTTTTCATAAAATAATATTTTGTTGCTAATAAATATATTAATGATTGGTATAATGCTAATTTATTCAAATATAATTAAAAAACAATTGAAATATATGTTATATAAAAATCCGTTGTGAATTTTCACAACGGATTTTTTCTGTACGTTAAAGTAATAGGTTTGGGTTAACTTACTTTACAAGCTATAAAATAGAACTAAGATTAATTCTGGCTGATCAGATCTTTACGGTAGGTGTAAATATCTTCAATAGTTACTACGGTCATTTCTCTCTGGATAGCAAAATCTACAATTTCCGGAAGTCTTGCCATAGAACCGTCTTCATTGGTTAATTCACATAATACAGCATCTTCACCAAGGTTTGCCAGTTTTACAAGATCTACACTTCCTTCGGTATGGCCGCGTCTTTCGAATACACCATCTTTTCTGGCAATAAGCGGAAATACGTGTCCCGGGCTGGCAATATGCTCGGCCTGTGCGTTTTCTGCTACAGCTGTTCTAATGGTTGTTACACGGTCTTTAGCCGATACACCAGATTCTACACCTTCCCTGGCTTCAATCGTAATGGTAAATGCTGTCTGATTTTTGCTGTTGTTGGTTTCCACCATCGGGCGAAGATTCAAGTGCTTACTTTTCTCTTCGGAAATACACAGACAAACAATTCCGCTGCATTCACGGATCAGAAGTGCCATGTCTTTTTCTGTGATAGTAGAGGCAGGGAAGATGATATCGCCTTCGTTTTCACGGTTTTCATCATCCACTAGCAGGATGCCTTTGCCTTGTTGTAATTTCAGAAGCGCATTTTCTACACGCTCTTTGGAGTTTACTCCGAATTTTTCTAATAATGTTTCCATGTATTTTACTTTTAAAAGTTAAAATAGGTCTTCGGTACATGGAAATGAAATACAATACAATAAGTCTATAGGAATAGCCTTACCGATTGTTCCATTTTCTTCTCTCATCCAGACTTTAACTGTCGGTTTTGGAGTTTCACCAAATCAGTCCTTTAAAATAAAAGGAGTCGCGGACTTTAACCGCCGGTAGGGAATTGCGCCCTGCCCCGAAGAAAACTTATACTAAGTTTTACTGTATGTTCTAATTAAATTTTTTATTTCATTGATTACTATTTAACGTACAGGCCGCTAATTTCCGAAAGTTTTTTCAATCCGGAAATAGCCTTCTGATATAATTTATCAATAAAGATGAATGTTTAGTCGATTACAGGTTTGGAAACATAAGCAGACTATATGATTTTAACGCTTATAATAAGCGACTATACTTGACTTGGCTAGTACATTATTCCAAAGATTAAAGCCTACAATTGCAGGATTTGTGTTTTCATTAAGGCCTAATTTCTCAGATTTGAGCGCATAAACAGTTATAATGTACTGGTGAAATCCGTGACCTTTTGGTGGACATGGTCCTCCAAAACCTTTTATACCATAATCTGTAATACTTTGTATTGCTCCTTTTGGTGCTATATTGAGTTTAATATTTCCCGCATTGGCTGCTAACTCTGTTGTATTTGAAGGAATATCAAATATTAGCCAGTGCCAAAAACCACTGCCTGTGGGAGCATCCGGGTCATACATTGTAACTGCGAAGCTTTTTGTTCCTTCAGGAGCGTTCACCCACTGTAGTTGTGGAGACTGGTTATCACCTGTACAGCCAAATCCGTTGAATTCCGTTTTTTTTGTAGCTTCTCCTCCCAGATCTTTACTGGTAAGGGTAAACGTTTTTTGTGCAAAAATTGTTGTGGACAAAAAGAAAGATAGTACTAAAATTAAATTTGCTTTTTTCATCTGATAATTATTTAAAGATTTATGGCAAATTTAATCTCAGACAGAGCTAAAGAAGAATAGAGATTTGTTCAAAAACTATAGATTAAAGCTCAGATTTTTTGATGATGTTTAGGTGTCGTTCCGTATTTTAATTTGTATGCCTGTATAAAACTCGATAGATTCTCGTATCCCACCTCAAAATAAATTTCTGAGGGGCTTTTTTTTGTATTATTAAGTAAATGGCGGGCATATTCCAGTCTTTTGTTTTGAAACCATTTTACAGGCGATTCTGTGTAGTGTTTTTCAAATTCTCGTTTGAAAGTAGAAACACTCATATTGCATAAAAAAGCCAGTTCTTTTAGACTTAGCTTATTCAGTTGATTACTTTCTATAGTATGGATAAATTTTCTGGTTGCATCATTACTGTTTACGATTAATGACTGAATGAAATCTGTGCCATGCAATTCTGTAAGGTATAGCATTATCTCATGGAATTTAAATTCCAGTAATTTACTTCTTACTTTATCTGAAAGCTTCGAAATATCAGATAAACTACTTATAAAACGCGTGATGAATTCATTATATTCAAATGCATGAACAGAACTGTGCTTAGATGGCTCTGCTTTATTTAGTTCGATGCTCCTGATAAATTTTGATAATGCTCTATCGGAGAAGAAAAAAAGAACACTTCTATAGTTCTTCAGATCAGATAATCGTTCCGTCATCAGACAATGTCCTGATCTCATCAGAATAAATTTGGAATTATCTATTGATAAAGATGAATTATCAAAAACAACCTCTTTGCTCCCATCTATCAGAAAGCTGAAAGCATTTTGATTCAAAATGATTTGCTGTCTGGAAACTTCCTGAGATGATGTATAATCAAAAACCTGAACGGGTGATGATATATCTATATTCAATTCATCGGGGAGCGTAATAATATTCATTTTGATGATTAATAAGGTTTGAAATATGTTTTCTGTAATTATACCAGTTGGCTAATTAATCACAGAGTGCGCAGCCTAATGAATTTTTTAATTTCTCAATACAATAGCCAGAATGATCAATAAAAGATCTACTCCACAGGCAATCCATACCAACAACATAGATGGCTCTAATGATTCCTGTACAAACTGCTTTAGTTTGGAAGAAATTACTTCTCCATAATTCAGATTGGGATCGGAGAAGTTAACATCATCCATTTTAATTTTTTTCAGGCAGTATCCGGTTATCTTTCTGAAAAACCACGAAGTTGTATTGTCTTGTTTATTTTCCTGGATCAGCTTGACACGGAAAATCTTCCAATTTGGAATTTGCTTTACAAAATTAGGTTGTTTGGCAATAATCTTATTAATCAGCATCTGAACTTTAGGCTCTATATAATCCGTGAGTTTATAGGTATAAGCATTATACATTGCACTGCTCATCGCCTGCTTATTGGCTAAAATAATAAATAAAGGAATCTTTAAAAAGCCGACTAAGATTAATAATGTAGGGAAGAAGTTATTGACAAAGTAATTAACAATAATCATAAAAAAGACCAGAATAGCAGCGGGACCGTTAACATGGCCGGCGGCCATACCGCTTTGCGGACTGCTGATAATTAGATAAAAACCTATGATAAGATCTGCCAGTACAAATAGGCTTCCAATCAGAATGACTTTTATCCAGGCCCACAATGATTTTCTGGTAATGGTTGAGATAATTTTTAAATTTTCGTTCATAGTGTTGCTTGAAAAATGGTGCTTAATCAATTTATATTTTACTAAACTAATAAAAAAGAATTATATCATGTAATTGTGAAAAAATATAAGCAGAGCTAACCACGCTCTGCTTATTTCAAATTTTAAATAACTTATCTTATTTCACTCTTTCCATCATCATTTTTCTTGATCCCATATCCATTTCCTGTTTCAGAAGCTGGCGTGTTTTGATATCAATATAAAAGCTTGTAACAGCTTTGTGATCAGTAATACCATCAGTTGTTTTTACAATCCATACAGGTGTATTTTTATACATTCCCTTTTCAGTACTTTGTATATTAACTTTTAATACGCCACTTTTTGTAGGATTGTAGTCGTAAATAGCAATATCGGTTTTGTAATTTTCTTTCAACGGAAGCCAACGAATCAATTGTGGATAAATATTGCTGTCGAAAAAGTCTTCCTGAGTTTTCTCATTAATCTCAGTTTTTTTATTTGTGGTTTTATCCAGATAATAGCCGGTTACTTCTTTTCCGAAATTCAGAACCATATCCCTTTGCATATTAAAAGAAGAATGTTTTACAGGAGCCAGGTTGGGTAATTTTGCTGAAGTTTCATCTGTCCAGTCTGAGGGAGCTCCCTTCATTTTTACAGTAGTTGTAATATTTACAGCGTTTGGAGTACGTGCTATTTTGGTTATCACTTTTCCTATTTCAATCTTCGTGGTATCCTTTACGGCATACCAGTTCATTTCTGTCTCTTCATTTTTAATAAGAGCAGAATTCACATCATTGTGCTTTGGAGATTGTGTTTTTTCCTGCGCGTTGATACCGGAAGCGATAAACAATAACAGGATTGCCGGAATTAAAAATCTAACTGACTTCATACAGATGTTATTTAATTGTTATATGATAATCAGTTGATTAACAATTGGGAATGTTACAAATTTAACTGTTAAAATTATAGTTGTAGAGTTAATATAATGTTTAATCACCTCAATCCCCTAAATGATAAATTAAACCATTCAGAGATTAAGATACCTAAGGAATAAAATCTCCTAAGGATTAATAATAAAATTTAAACAGGCTTTAGTTATCGGGTAATGATTTAATATAAGTGACTGATACTTTCTCGAAGCCGTTTCTCTCAAAGAATGAATGGGCTTTATCATTGGTAATCCCACTTTCCAGAAACAATGCTTTAACTTTTTGTTCGGCTGCGAAATTGTGGATAAAATCCATTAGCTTTTTTCCTAAGGACATTCCACGCAGGCTACCATCTACAATCATATCTTCTATGATTAAGTATTTCCGGTAAATTCTGAGAATAGCAATTCCTATAATTTTATTGTGGATATCTTCTATGGTAATCAGATTGCAATCGTCTTCATCCAGCTCTGCCGATAAGATATCTGCAAAGTTCTCACTCCATTCCGTTGTGGATTTAGCACGTCCGGATATAATTTCGGAATGCGAAATATAGTTGTTGGTTTTGTGTTCAATAAAAAAATTAACAGCCTCCTCTTTTCTTTTATTTTTATTCTGATGTCTGATAAAGACTTCCATTCTTTTGTTTTTTATCCGTGTGTACTAGTCAAATTTATGCCAATCCTTAACATTCCCTGTAATTGCTATAACTTTCCGGAATCAACATCTTTAATAAACTTGATAACACCGTTCATAAATACTTTCTGATCATCCCACATCGCAAGATGACTGCCATTGGGGCAGTATAAGTATTTTCCTTTCTGCACCAGCTTGCTTTGCTCTTCCATGGCTTTCGGATCCATTGTATCATACTTCGCACCAATCATCAGTGTTGGTGTGGCAATTTCATGAAGCCTGTTTTTTATGTCCCATTTAGCGAGTTTTGCATCGCTGCTCATTCCAAGTTCACTAGGTCCCTGCATAAGCGTATATACAGTACTGTTCACATGTTTAAGGGAACGGTTTAATGCGTCCGGCCACTCCGGAAGACGACAAATGTGCTGTGAATAATAATTGGGGAATAATAATTCAGTATAACGGGGGTTGGTATAATCCTTTTTAGCTTCAATAGCACGGATTTCTGCCAGGATTTCGGGTTTCATTTGTTTGGCTAAAACCTCAGCATATTTTACATATTCCGGAGCGCTGGCCATCATATTAGCGACAAGCAAGCCTTTCAGGTTTTTCTGATATTTCAAGGCATATTCCATTGCCAGAATTCCACCCCACGAATTTCCCAGAACGTAAAAATTATCTTTATCAGCATTAATGGCTTTACGTATCTGTTCTACCTCATCTACAAAACGGTCGATATTCCATAGGCGGTTGTCTGTAGGCTGATCGCTGTAATAGGAGCCTAGCTGATCGTATTCATAAAATTCGAATCCTTCACGTTGAAAAAAAGTTTCGAAGCATTCCATGTATTCATGGGTCATTGCCGGACCGCCATGTAACAGTAAAATTTTTATTTTTGGATTGGTTCCGAAGCGCTTGGTCCATACTTTAAAGTTACCAACAGGAGTGGTAATAGGAATCATCTTCACGCCACCGGCTTCTACAGAATCTTTATAATTGAAATAATCGGCAGTAGAAACACCAGCAGTTGTTGATTCTTTTTGTTTGCAGGATACTATAGTTGCTGTAATGAGGAGCAGGATAAAAATTTGTATGTTTTTCATTTTAACAGGGGTGATAGGGTGGTATGTTTTATTTGTCTTTATAAATATTCCAGAAGTTGTAATCGGTCATTGGTGCATCGGTAATGCCAATGCAGCGTCCCATGGTTACAATCTGTCCGCGGTGATAGGTTCCGTGGATAATAACATGCTGTATATACTCGTATTTTGAAAAATCACACTGAAACCACTGAGATTCGATTTTTACATTTTTAATCAGGTCTTCTTCTGTAAGGCTATCTACATAATCTGCCAGCTTTTGAGAGTTATTTCTAATAGCACTGAATATTTCTTCTCTACCGGATAACGCAGCGGTAGCTGCAAAATCGAATTCATTGTTTTCAGAGATATAGCTCCACCAATATTCCTGGGTTTGCCATATATGGTGTAATGTTTTCAAAATAGAGGGGAAGCTGGATGGTGTTTCCTGATTCAACTGTTCATCGGATTTGGCAGAAAGCCAGTCCAGGTATTTGTCAACTACCCAATTGTTGTACTGAACGGATTTTGAGATTAAGGTTTTTAGGTTCATGACTATGGATTTTTAGTTAGTTTTAGTTCAGGCTTATCACGTCCTACAAAGCGTTCTTTTCCAAGCAGGAAATTAATGGCTTTAGCAACATTCTTATCAATGCTTTGCTCTGTTTTCAGGTAGGAGATATATTTTATAATTTCATTTCTGGATGAAGGGCGGAGCTGATTAAAAACATTCAGGGCTTCCGGATTTTCTTCCAATGCTGCCAGCAACTTTGGATGTGCCTCAATTTTTCTTTCTCCATGATCTACTTCTATGCTAATGTTCAGTATTTCACCAATTCTTTTGGGTGAATTTTTCAGCATAGTAGTGTTGATGTACAGTCGCCATTCGCCACTGTATTTTACAAGAGTTTGTATATAGTCTACATCGTTTACTGTACCCTTTATGGGAATTTTACCTTTGTACTTTTCCGAATGTTTTAGCATGGCCTCCAGTACAGGCGGAGGCAGAAATACAAAAGGATTGATTCCTATGATTTCCAGTCGGGCACTAAAACTATATTGTTCGGCAGGTATCATATTCTGTTGGTATTATCTTAGTCTTTTTTGCTGTTCACTTTCCTGTATTACTTTTTCCAGACGGGATTGTTGTGTTTTTTCCTGCTTTGCACTCATAATCCAGTGTATCATTACCTTTTTGTAAGAAGGAGCTTGTGCTATGAAAAAATTCCATGCAGCTTTATTCTTCTGAAATTGCTTTTCAAAATCAGGATGGAGTGGGACAGGTTCTTTCTCGTGAGAATATATCCTGGATTTATTCTCCGTACGAAGACTAAAAGCTTTTAGACCCGCCTCCTTCATTAATCCTTGTTCGGAAAGTTCTTCAACTTTTTTAATGTTGATAGCGCTCCAGATACTGTCTTTCTTTCGGGGTGTGAAGCGAATAGTATAGCTTTCCTTATCCACAGTTCTTCTTATCCCGTCGATCCAGCCGAAACAGATTGCCTGATCTACAGATTCCGACCAGCTCATAGAAGGTTTGCCACTGTTTACTTTATAAAAGCCTACCAGAAGCTCAGTCTCTGCCTGATGGTTATTTTCTAACCATATTCGGAAATCGGATGGTGTACTGAAAAACTGAGGCTTCATTGTTAGTAAGTGTATTGTTTATAGTTCAAAATGCCTGTTATGATTAGTGTTCTCCGGATTAATCAAGGATTTGTTGCAATAGGTAGCTGTTTCGAAATCGTTAATACTGATGGATAAAAATGAAATATCGGGAAGTAATACCGCAAGTTTTGTAATAATCTGTTTTGATAGGCTGGCTTTTTGTTCCGTAGTCCGCCCTTCCATTATATAACCGAAAATATGGATAAAGTTTTTCTTGCTTTCAGCCAGTTTGTAATACTGGAAAGGCTGTATTCTCACTTTTATGTCATTGGCTGCAAATAATCCTGTTGCTTCAGCAGTTTCGTAAACAGCATTCATGATTTTGTCAGGTGCTACCTGCTGAATAATATCCTGTGAACAATCTATAATAAAGTTGGGCATGGTGATGTTTTGGTAATTATAAAAATAAGTAAAATATTGATTGACAAGGCTGTTGTATCATAAAA is a window of Elizabethkingia anophelis R26 DNA encoding:
- a CDS encoding 5-carboxymethyl-2-hydroxymuconate Delta-isomerase — protein: MPNFIIDCSQDIIQQVAPDKIMNAVYETAEATGLFAANDIKVRIQPFQYYKLAESKKNFIHIFGYIMEGRTTEQKASLSKQIITKLAVLLPDISFLSISINDFETATYCNKSLINPENTNHNRHFEL